DNA from Trichomycterus rosablanca isolate fTriRos1 chromosome 23, fTriRos1.hap1, whole genome shotgun sequence:
AAGGCATTAAAACTAATTGATAATCAAATTAAATGGTATATAATTTAGTTCTTTGCATTCCATaatgaatgtaaaatattttatcattatgaTCAATTCCAAATtgctgtatatgtaaataaatggtGGTAGAACttatataatgtacagtatttctATCTGAGGGGTAGACAGGgcacagatttacattttattataaaaagctcGAGTTTTATTGCTTTGTTTTGAAGAATTAAGGAATTTTTAGTTGCAGAATTAAAGCCCTTGTCGTTTTCCTTATGAACTTGCTTGATCTCCATTAACGGAAGTCGTTTTGATTCTTGGAAACACAACTTCCGGCGTGTTCGGGTTGCCCACGAGCTGTCCCCTGAAACATGATTTGGTGTCAGCCTGAGTGGTCACGACCGTGGAGGTTTTGGAGGAGTAGAACGTGTTTCCGAAGCTGTCCGTCTCCTCGTACTTCTCCCTGATGGTCTTGGTGCCGATGACGGTCTCTTTCTTGGGGCCCGTTTTCACCTCCAGCGTGCTGACCTGCCGCTTCTCGTTGGCGGCGGGAGCGTTGTAGGTCGAGGTCTGAGCTttctctgggttctttctgGCGGTCGACTGGATGGAAATAAACGAGGGCGAGGAAGGAGATGCCGCTCTGGGTTTGATCGCTGGAGGACCCAGCTCTGATTTCGATCTCTCCGCGTGCACTGGTGTTTCTGTGGCACTTTTCTGAGGGACGTCTTGGTTGCTTGGGGTTTGAGGTTTTGCAGATTTGCTTGAGCCGATGCTGATTTTGCGTACGTTTCCTGAGACCGGGGAGAACTGTCCGGACATCATGGACTCCTTGAACAGACCGGACAGCCCTGCGATGTCCGAATCGGATTTTAACGTAGACACGGAGTAAAGGGCTTTCTTGATGGTTTTCTCAATTTCCATGAGCCTTGATAAGGTTTGTTCTTTTAGAGTATTTATCGCTGCACTTGCTCTTTCAAGGTCTCCATAAGCCACCTGCATGGACGACAGCACTTCGGATTCACTTATGGTTTCCACCTTCCCTACTTTCTTTTCCACCTCTGCGTTCTTGGGAGCGACCCAATCCGGTACACTTTCAAATATCTTCCTAATGTCACCTTCATGTTCCTGACTCGTGTCTTCTTCAATCTCCTCGACTTTCAGCAGAATGCTTTTGAGCTCGTCTTGCTTCCTCAGCTTGTCGATGATTTCCATGGCGGTGCTGGTGTTTCCTCTCATGATTTCGTCCATGTGCACGGATAACCTCTGCCTACGTTCTTCTTCGCTCTCTCGTCTGCCTTTTTTCTCCCTCATCGTCACGGTGCTTTCCGGCTGTCCCTTGGGTTCGCCTTCGTCTGGCTTGGTCGTGTTTTGCTGTTCTGTGCTATCTGTGGCCATTTTGAGTCTTTTGGGTTTGACGGGTGGCATCGCCGGGCCTGTTTTCACCCCGAAGTTTTGCAGGGAGGCGTGGAACCCTGGGCCAGCACCATTCTGGTTTCTTTGACCTTCTTGCTCTGTGAGTACTTGTCCTTCAGGATGTAAACCCTGGCTTGGATTGTTATCTGGATTATTTCCGTTTAGCGGTGGCACACCGGCAGGTTCTGATTGTTCTTCTTTCTTGAACAGGGCATCGTGTAGTTCTACAGGTTCTTCACATCGTTGTTCAGGTTTGTCTGACTTTGTTTCGTGATTCGACGTCTTGCTGGCACAAGGGATCGTCTTTAAATGGTCTGGTTTGAGTGGAATGGCCGGTTTAGATCTAAGTGGTGTCTTACTCTCCGGTGGCTGTGTTTGGTTTATCAGAGGTGAGCATGCCGATGGTTTATTTGCAGACTGGCCTTGACTCGCATGCTGTGTCTCTACAGTCACCTGTTCAGTCATAAAGGAAGACGGGCATGCTTTGACAGTCATATCAGCGCTCATTTTGACAGCCTTGACGTCTGTTGCCTTTTTCTGCTCCGTGTGAGATTTTCCAGAGTTTCTGTAAATCATGGCAGCTTTAAAATCCCCTTTATTGACGTTAAAGCTGGATTTTCCGAGAGAATCGAGAGCCGACTGGACGCTACCCTTTAAGCTCTCGTCCATTCCTGCTTGTTGTCCGGTCTCAAAGCTTAATACGGACTCTGTCTCGCTGATATAACCTTCACTCATGATCTCCGTCAGGTACTGATCATCCGGTGGTAACGGAAGGTTGTCCTCTTGCTTCTCCTGAACACTTTGTTGGAGACTTCTTGCCTCCATTGTGGCCTGGTGGAGACTCTTCATGGCCTCCTCGAGGTTTGACTCCTCTTCTCCTGGATGAACCAATTCTGTCAGAAATACTGAATCTAAACCATCTGGCTTTACTTCTTGACATGAGACATTCATGTTGTCGGCGATGCATCCTTCAGTCCCTGCGTGTTTATTCTTGAGCGTTTCTTGGACAGGTTTGTGGAGCTGTGCAGATGTTGACCCAGAGTCTGAATTTGGAGTAAACATGGCTTTGAGAGTCTTAAGATTCCCTTTTGAAATGACACTTTGCTCCTCTTCTGCAGTTCTTTCACGTAGATCTTCATCTGAAGGACTTTTCTgaagattttttaaataatccagATCTCCGTTCTCAATGCAGCTTCTGAGCAGCTTCACGTTCCCGTTTCCTTCAAGCCTGTCTGAGCGCGGAGCGTCCGTCTGGATGGAAGGTGGTGGACTGCAGGCGTTCGGGTTGTCGTCATCTTTTCCGCTTAACAAAACGTGGATGTCTTTTGACTCCATCATGTTTAGAACTGTTCCATCATGGACATCATGCCTGAAGAGAACGTAAACCACGATTTTGACTGATCCCGCTTCATGTTCTTGTAGTAAAACTCCCTTTCCGGGGCAAGTTTCCTGCCCAAGCAGGTCTTCGATGACCTGGACCATGACGGTAGTTCTGTATTCTTTGTCCTGGTTTACCGTGAATGGTAGATGGTAAGTCGGCACGTCAACCGTCTGGATCTCCACGTTTCCTTGATCGTCTTCTTTCAGCAAGGCTATGAGCGGGTTGAGATTCACTTTGGCTAAAATCTGAAGCAGAATGCTCTTCATGCTTCCCATGACGACCTCCTCGTGTAGGATTTCAGGACCCTCATTCTCGGTGAGGACGTAGTTTGCTCTTCTCACGTGCCCGGCCTCGGTCGCTTCAAGAACCGTTCCCTGAGATTGAATCACGTTAAAGGTGTAAAGTGAGGACAGGGTTTTGCACATGCGCTCCTCTGTGGTTTTGGATTCTTCCTCTTTTTGCCAGTTGATTCTGTCCAGAGGCGTCGACTCGAACATCTGAGTTCTGTTCCTCACGTTTGTTTTGACGGTTTCATCATCTATAGTTTGGTGCTCATTTGCACATGAGATGTTCTCCTTGAAGAACCCAGTTTCAAAAATCTCTTTGGCTTTGGAGATGCCTTTATACACCTCGCAGACATCTTGATCCACCTCTGTAATATCAGCGATGCTAAACGGACTGTTTATTCTCCCAGAGTCGTTTTGATACGTCTCAAAGTCCTTCTTTTGCTTCAGGACCGCTCCTTTTTCTTCATCTGCGATGACAACCCTTCCAGGAAACAGGTCTTCCAGATTATCTTTAAAACTGGCCGCTGACTGACCTTCAAACATTTTCCGTGTGGCTTTAACATCCACCCTGAAGTTCTCCTCTTCATTAAGTGCTTCACCTTGTTTCTGTGGGGCCGTGTTAAGTTCTGGGTACGACGTTTGCTCTTTCTCGCCATCTACGGAGCCTTCATCCTGAAAGCAAGACAGAAGCTGTCCGAACGTGTGTTCACCTTGAACGCTCCTCTCAGTCTGCTTGTGGTTTGACTCCCCGGTGTTTACGGCACCGTTCTCAAATAGCCAGCGCCTCGACTGGACCTCACCCTGGTATGCGGCGTCTGCGGTAATGCCAGAGTTTAGTATGTCGGCGAACTCCTCCTCCAGCGCGTCTCCCAGGCCCTTCAGCTCCGGACAGGTGTGTTTCAGGAGCCGCCTCAGCTCGCATTTCTGACGCTGTTCGTACAGCGTGGACAGAACCTCTTTCGGAGGAGGGGTCGGGACGGGGGACTGGAGGTCAGCCCTGGAATCCGCTGGTGGAATGGGACTGGCTGAATCATGGTTCGAGCTCGGAGAATCGAGCCGCTCGGAGGCGTGCTGTGCTACGTCGGCCATCTTAAGatgtaacaaaacaacaaactttaCTTTAGCTTGTTTATTTTGGAAGACACCCTTCAAAATCCAAGCAAGCATGCTTTTAGGTGCTCACACACGTACCTCACGTTGTTAGGATGCAGGTTGTTTCTGTTAAAGGTTCCAGCAGGTCTGTGTGATGCTCGTGAGTATAAATCTTTAGTTTGGCTGAACACAGTCgagcattttaaataatataacaatataatcactaagcactttattaggtacacctatctggtatgtactgtatatggatagtggtagcctagtgggtagagcaagtcccttaaccctctctgctccaggggtggcatacatttatatgtatatatgacaaataaaggcattctattctattctattctattctattctattcttggTTATTTATGAGCTACACTCACCATACAGCCAGCTTTATGGGTATACACTAACTGACTGGAGCCCATCTGTTGCCCTGTCACCCCCTTTACTCCAAAAGGACCCCCCACCAATCAGATGAGTTAGCAGGTGCAACAGTGTTGCTGGGACCTGTTTTTAAGACCAagacctcactgtcaatgctgggagGAGATTAGTTCTCCAGTCCAAAAATATAAGGTCAGCAGCATTCTGTTATAAGAAAGTGTCCACGGTGTCCACAAAAGAGTAAAGggacctcacacacacactaccatgttattaccatgttagtagATTAATGAATACGGTACAGGGGAGTGATGATGTGTACAGATCAACATATACAGATCAACTACATATATAATGGTTAGCCATCATAAATAGGCTGCTTTCACACCCAAGGTTAATCCACAACCGcaacactgttgggccctttagcgaggcccttaaccttcaatcgcttggacaatatactgtctcagtactgtaggtcgcttcagatgaaagcgtctgctaaatgctgaaaacgtaaaCGTGATGCATTGAGGAGATGTTGGTGTAAATTTCTGTTTACATTTCATAGCTTTACTTCACAATTACCCATAAATCAAAGTCTAAACTGCTTGTAAA
Protein-coding regions in this window:
- the LOC134300811 gene encoding LIM domain-containing protein, which translates into the protein MADVAQHASERLDSPSSNHDSASPIPPADSRADLQSPVPTPPPKEVLSTLYEQRQKCELRRLLKHTCPELKGLGDALEEEFADILNSGITADAAYQGEVQSRRWLFENGAVNTGESNHKQTERSVQGEHTFGQLLSCFQDEGSVDGEKEQTSYPELNTAPQKQGEALNEEENFRVDVKATRKMFEGQSAASFKDNLEDLFPGRVVIADEEKGAVLKQKKDFETYQNDSGRINSPFSIADITEVDQDVCEVYKGISKAKEIFETGFFKENISCANEHQTIDDETVKTNVRNRTQMFESTPLDRINWQKEEESKTTEERMCKTLSSLYTFNVIQSQGTVLEATEAGHVRRANYVLTENEGPEILHEEVVMGSMKSILLQILAKVNLNPLIALLKEDDQGNVEIQTVDVPTYHLPFTVNQDKEYRTTVMVQVIEDLLGQETCPGKGVLLQEHEAGSVKIVVYVLFRHDVHDGTVLNMMESKDIHVLLSGKDDDNPNACSPPPSIQTDAPRSDRLEGNGNVKLLRSCIENGDLDYLKNLQKSPSDEDLRERTAEEEQSVISKGNLKTLKAMFTPNSDSGSTSAQLHKPVQETLKNKHAGTEGCIADNMNVSCQEVKPDGLDSVFLTELVHPGEEESNLEEAMKSLHQATMEARSLQQSVQEKQEDNLPLPPDDQYLTEIMSEGYISETESVLSFETGQQAGMDESLKGSVQSALDSLGKSSFNVNKGDFKAAMIYRNSGKSHTEQKKATDVKAVKMSADMTVKACPSSFMTEQVTVETQHASQGQSANKPSACSPLINQTQPPESKTPLRSKPAIPLKPDHLKTIPCASKTSNHETKSDKPEQRCEEPVELHDALFKKEEQSEPAGVPPLNGNNPDNNPSQGLHPEGQVLTEQEGQRNQNGAGPGFHASLQNFGVKTGPAMPPVKPKRLKMATDSTEQQNTTKPDEGEPKGQPESTVTMREKKGRRESEEERRQRLSVHMDEIMRGNTSTAMEIIDKLRKQDELKSILLKVEEIEEDTSQEHEGDIRKIFESVPDWVAPKNAEVEKKVGKVETISESEVLSSMQVAYGDLERASAAINTLKEQTLSRLMEIEKTIKKALYSVSTLKSDSDIAGLSGLFKESMMSGQFSPVSGNVRKISIGSSKSAKPQTPSNQDVPQKSATETPVHAERSKSELGPPAIKPRAASPSSPSFISIQSTARKNPEKAQTSTYNAPAANEKRQVSTLEVKTGPKKETVIGTKTIREKYEETDSFGNTFYSSKTSTVVTTQADTKSCFRGQLVGNPNTPEVVFPRIKTTSVNGDQASS